Proteins encoded in a region of the Marinococcus sp. PL1-022 genome:
- a CDS encoding glycoside hydrolase family 1 protein, whose amino-acid sequence MSIKTLTIPENFMLGAALSAWQSEGWSGKKESQDSYMDIWYKNNRHVWHDGYGPAVATDFRNRYKEDISYMKTIGLTHFRTSVNWSRFLTDYENAIVDEEYASYVESMVDELIAQGVEPMICLEHYEIPAELFERYGGWESKHVVHLFEKYAEKVMDRLGDRVRHWLTFNEPIVPQTRIYLDAIRYPFEQNTQKWMQWNFHKTLATARVVKLFREKQLAERTGAKIGVILNPEVTYARSTAPHDQEAANKHDLFFNRMFLDPTIKGEYPKELYELMDKHDIAFTATDEDLDIIRSYTVDYVGLNLYFPHRVQARTAGWNEQVPFHPRYYYDPFDLPGKKMNPYRGWEIFPRIMYDMAIRMKEEYGNIEWFIAENGMGVENEQRFKNAEGIIQDDYRIAFITEHLSWLLEAVREGVNCRGYMLWAFSDNVSPMNAFKNRYGLVSIDLENNRDRTMKKSAYWFQDVIKTRKLKVEEEPYK is encoded by the coding sequence ATGTCTATTAAAACATTAACTATTCCAGAAAATTTTATGCTCGGAGCCGCACTTTCAGCCTGGCAGTCGGAGGGCTGGTCCGGAAAGAAGGAGAGCCAGGATTCATATATGGATATTTGGTATAAAAACAATCGGCATGTCTGGCATGACGGCTACGGGCCGGCTGTAGCCACCGATTTCAGAAATCGGTACAAAGAGGATATCAGCTACATGAAAACGATCGGCCTGACGCATTTTCGCACCTCCGTGAACTGGTCCCGTTTTTTAACCGACTATGAAAATGCGATTGTCGACGAAGAATATGCTTCCTACGTGGAAAGCATGGTGGATGAATTAATTGCCCAGGGCGTGGAGCCGATGATCTGCCTCGAGCATTACGAAATTCCTGCCGAGCTGTTTGAACGGTACGGCGGATGGGAGTCGAAGCATGTTGTTCACCTGTTTGAAAAATACGCGGAAAAAGTGATGGACCGGCTCGGGGACCGGGTCAGGCATTGGCTGACATTTAACGAGCCTATCGTGCCACAGACCCGCATATATTTGGATGCCATTCGCTACCCTTTTGAACAAAACACTCAAAAATGGATGCAGTGGAACTTTCATAAAACGCTTGCGACCGCCCGTGTCGTGAAGCTGTTCCGGGAAAAGCAGCTCGCGGAGCGGACCGGAGCGAAGATCGGTGTCATCCTCAATCCGGAAGTCACATATGCCCGTTCGACAGCGCCCCATGATCAGGAGGCGGCGAACAAGCATGACCTGTTTTTCAACCGGATGTTTCTGGACCCAACGATTAAGGGGGAGTATCCAAAAGAGCTGTATGAGCTGATGGACAAGCACGATATTGCCTTTACAGCGACCGATGAAGACCTGGATATCATCCGCAGCTATACGGTGGATTACGTCGGGCTGAATCTGTATTTCCCGCATCGTGTACAGGCACGAACGGCTGGCTGGAATGAGCAGGTTCCGTTTCACCCAAGATACTATTACGACCCCTTCGACCTTCCGGGGAAAAAAATGAATCCCTACCGCGGATGGGAAATTTTCCCCCGTATTATGTATGACATGGCGATCCGCATGAAGGAAGAGTATGGAAACATTGAATGGTTCATTGCAGAAAATGGGATGGGAGTGGAAAATGAACAGCGGTTTAAGAATGCGGAAGGAATCATTCAGGATGATTACCGGATTGCGTTTATTACGGAGCATTTATCGTGGCTGCTTGAAGCCGTCCGTGAAGGTGTGAACTGCCGGGGGTATATGCTGTGGGCCTTTTCGGACAACGTATCTCCGATGAATGCGTTTAAGAACCGGTATGGGCTTGTCTCCATCGACCTGGAAAACAATCGGGACCGGACCATGAAAAAGTCTGCCTATTGGTTCCAGGATGTGATTAAAACCCGTAAACTTAAGGTGGAAGAAGAGCCTTATAAATAA